The Thermoplasma acidophilum DSM 1728 genome includes a window with the following:
- a CDS encoding NAD-dependent epimerase/dehydratase family protein, whose protein sequence is MDIRGKEILVTGGAGFIGSNLVIRLAKENHVYVLDDLQTGSLRNLSSVYDGIDFVKDRVANVNDYCFDPDYIFHIGLYSSSPMYKDNPHLVGELIKDMVSVLELAKRKKSTVVYASTSSIYNGVKPPHREDVIPFVTDFYTEARYATERISELYSKLYGINISAMRFFSVYGYNERSKKKFANLVSQFIWDMHDGKQPVIYGDGEQKRDFVFVDDVVDALINAAVYNTGFNVYNVGTGKNYSLNELVQKLNDHMHTDIKAKYVENPMAKTYVHETLADTKKSEEKIKFKAKISLDEGIDKLMKYYGY, encoded by the coding sequence ATGGATATAAGGGGGAAGGAGATTCTGGTCACCGGCGGTGCCGGTTTCATAGGTTCAAACCTTGTCATAAGGCTTGCTAAGGAGAACCATGTTTATGTTCTAGATGACCTTCAGACTGGTTCGCTACGCAATCTCTCGTCCGTTTACGATGGTATAGATTTTGTAAAGGATCGTGTTGCAAACGTGAACGATTACTGCTTCGATCCAGATTATATATTCCATATCGGGCTTTATTCATCTTCACCCATGTACAAGGACAATCCTCATCTTGTGGGCGAACTCATAAAGGACATGGTTTCTGTTCTAGAACTTGCGAAAAGGAAGAAGAGTACTGTGGTTTATGCTTCCACATCCTCCATATACAATGGCGTGAAACCCCCGCACAGGGAAGATGTGATACCATTCGTCACGGACTTCTATACAGAGGCTAGGTATGCGACTGAGAGGATCAGCGAACTTTATTCAAAGCTTTACGGAATCAACATATCTGCGATGAGATTCTTCTCCGTATACGGATACAATGAAAGATCCAAGAAGAAGTTCGCAAACCTCGTTTCGCAGTTCATATGGGATATGCACGATGGCAAACAGCCAGTGATATACGGCGATGGCGAACAGAAAAGAGACTTCGTGTTTGTGGACGACGTGGTTGACGCTCTGATCAACGCAGCTGTTTACAACACTGGCTTCAACGTGTACAATGTAGGAACCGGAAAGAACTACTCGCTCAATGAACTTGTGCAAAAACTGAACGATCACATGCACACTGATATCAAGGCCAAATATGTGGAGAACCCAATGGCCAAAACATATGTCCACGAAACCCTTGCGGATACCAAGAAATCTGAAGAAAAGATAAAATTCAAGGCCAAGATCAGCCTCGACGAAGGCATAGATAAGCTCATGAAATATTACGGATACTGA
- a CDS encoding GHMP family kinase ATP-binding protein has product MIITRTPLRITFVGGGTDLPDFYTRHGGSVVSAAINRYIYIIVNKKFDSKIRVSYSRTEIVDKVDEIRHPTVREALRLLELDGGIEILSISDVPSQGTGLGSSSSFLVGLLNALHAYKSEYVSNETLAEEAVKIEREILREAGGKQDQYMAAYGGIDLLQFFQNGEVRVKPIPLNTERLKYLRDNTALLYTGVERSSTDIHTDQISKIDDHIQEYLEMKKLAEEFAVKLYASDIKELGEIMDRNWMLKRKLSGKITNDLIDRLYIRAKELGAYGGKLIGAGGGGFLLFFIDHNKRENLKELGLRQMDYDFDFEGSRIIYYQDR; this is encoded by the coding sequence ATGATAATCACTCGAACCCCATTGAGGATAACATTTGTTGGTGGCGGAACAGATTTGCCTGACTTCTATACCAGGCATGGCGGATCCGTGGTATCGGCTGCAATAAACAGGTACATATACATAATCGTCAACAAGAAGTTCGATAGCAAGATCAGGGTTTCATACTCCAGAACCGAAATCGTGGATAAAGTCGATGAGATAAGGCATCCCACTGTCAGGGAAGCCCTCAGGCTTCTCGAGCTGGATGGGGGAATTGAAATACTTTCCATAAGCGATGTGCCATCGCAGGGTACGGGTCTTGGATCATCATCATCGTTTCTCGTCGGGTTATTGAATGCACTGCATGCTTATAAATCAGAATACGTTTCAAATGAGACTCTTGCGGAAGAAGCAGTGAAGATAGAGAGGGAAATACTCAGAGAAGCCGGTGGAAAGCAGGATCAGTACATGGCAGCTTACGGTGGCATAGACCTGCTCCAGTTCTTTCAAAACGGTGAAGTGCGCGTAAAACCGATACCGCTTAATACGGAACGCTTGAAATACCTGCGCGACAATACGGCATTACTGTATACTGGGGTTGAGAGATCATCAACCGATATCCATACTGATCAGATATCGAAGATAGACGATCACATACAGGAGTATCTGGAGATGAAGAAGCTTGCCGAGGAATTCGCTGTGAAGCTTTACGCCAGCGATATAAAGGAGCTTGGCGAGATAATGGACAGGAACTGGATGCTTAAGAGGAAGCTCTCTGGAAAGATCACAAATGACCTCATAGATCGCCTCTACATTAGGGCAAAGGAGCTTGGCGCATACGGGGGCAAGCTGATAGGTGCTGGAGGCGGCGGCTTTCTGCTCTTCTTCATCGATCACAACAAGAGGGAAAACCTGAAGGAGTTGGGCTTGAGGCAGATGGACTATGATTTTGATTTCGAGGGTTCACGCATAATCTACTATCAGGACAGGTGA
- a CDS encoding DUF3834 domain-containing protein — translation MEKIRIIAAPGPVSYPIIAARSDIFDIVFDKEQKGDIVLDSTVSLVKRGIKFNLSLIRGLSVISPQIGRKIAVWRRGSANDVLLKIALDLEKMRSDIVYAEDQKEILELLNSGKVDSAVLASPFGSGIRFEDLFRKHDLEMPGSCGAYVREDLIDTFAGEYRKGIEKMRSDPENTSKYVASVLPMKVDPKFIAGTILKSDVSPELVFDATAFAETVKKYLN, via the coding sequence ATGGAAAAAATAAGGATCATAGCTGCACCAGGTCCAGTATCTTATCCAATAATAGCTGCGAGATCTGATATATTCGATATAGTTTTTGATAAGGAACAGAAAGGAGACATAGTTCTGGATTCAACGGTATCGCTCGTGAAGCGTGGCATAAAATTCAATCTATCTCTCATAAGGGGATTATCCGTGATCTCACCCCAGATCGGAAGGAAGATCGCTGTTTGGAGGCGAGGGAGTGCAAACGATGTTCTCCTGAAAATAGCACTGGATCTTGAAAAGATGCGTTCTGACATAGTCTATGCCGAAGATCAGAAGGAGATCTTGGAACTACTGAACAGTGGGAAGGTCGATTCTGCAGTTCTGGCCTCGCCTTTCGGGAGTGGCATAAGATTTGAAGATCTTTTCAGGAAGCACGATCTTGAAATGCCTGGCAGCTGCGGAGCCTACGTTCGCGAAGATCTCATAGATACATTCGCAGGGGAGTACAGGAAGGGCATAGAAAAAATGAGATCCGATCCAGAGAATACATCAAAATACGTGGCTTCAGTGCTTCCGATGAAGGTGGATCCGAAGTTCATAGCTGGCACAATACTTAAATCGGACGTTTCGCCAGAACTCGTATTTGATGCGACAGCATTTGCTGAGACTGTTAAAAAATACCTGAACTGA
- a CDS encoding PadR family transcriptional regulator: protein MNSDPTRERILHGLITLYILKELVKRPMHGYELQKSMFETTGQALPQGSIYILLKTMKERGFVISESSVNEKGQQLTVYHITDAGKKFLCDHSQALQLARKIIDDLLSTVDIIENRN from the coding sequence ATGAACAGCGATCCGACCCGCGAAAGAATACTTCACGGGCTGATTACGCTATATATACTCAAGGAACTCGTGAAGCGGCCCATGCACGGTTACGAGCTTCAAAAGAGCATGTTTGAGACCACAGGCCAGGCTCTTCCGCAGGGATCCATATACATACTGCTGAAGACCATGAAGGAGAGGGGTTTTGTAATTTCGGAGTCTTCGGTCAATGAGAAAGGCCAGCAGTTAACCGTTTACCATATAACCGATGCTGGGAAAAAATTCCTTTGCGATCACTCTCAGGCCCTGCAGCTGGCCAGGAAGATCATCGATGATCTTCTCAGCACGGTGGATATAATAGAGAACAGGAATTGA